The Vicia villosa cultivar HV-30 ecotype Madison, WI unplaced genomic scaffold, Vvil1.0 ctg.001121F_1_1, whole genome shotgun sequence genome segment AGTTGCATTTGTAGCAAGATAATAGCAAAAAACTTAACACTTAACAGTTGCATATCTATCATGCCATTGTAGCAACATAATAGTATCTATGTCATACTTTAACATTACAAAATtactaaaagaacattaaaaaatatcaaatataaatAGTTCATTGGCTTCTCAAATCCAAACTCTTAAATTATAGAACAAAATATGAATAACTCCTTAAAcgcaaataaataaaacatatttcATATTCAAACAAAAGTGATATCAAATCTTCAAGGTGATATTTATCTCCTCTCTTTCAACCTTCAAAAtcgaaagaaagaagaaagatatACGTTAGTTATTAgactaaaaatattatatatatatatatatatatatatatatatatatatatatatatatatattaaatgaacaAAAGTtgataataatgaataaatattacttaataataacatataataaaataaaaaaataataacctTTGATTTTTTCTTCACATTATACTTCTGACGAAACCAATCCCCACCGTAAATGAGAGCTTCAACAGATTCTTCATTTAGCATAGAGCGGTGTTCATCAATAACTCTACCTCCAGCACTGAATATGGACTCAGAAGCCACAGTTGAGATTGGAATAGCTAGTATATCCGCAGCCATCTTAGATAATGTCTTATATTTCATGCTATTGTTCCTCCACCAGTCCAAAGCACAAAAAGAGGCACTTTTAGGAATGTAAATACCTTCATCAAGATAATCTTGTAATTCGGATTTTATTGGAGAAATGGCTTCACTTTCTTGAATAATGCTCATAATTTCATCAAATCCAGTTTTGACAGTTACGACATTTACTTGAGAAGATGATGAATTATTACTATCCAAATTAACAATAGAAGACGAAGACTCTGCCAAAGATAGAGCTACATACTCATCATATAACTCTTCCAATGAACACCTAACCTTCATTATATTCTCATAAGCAACTTCTTTAGATTTATAAATCTTGGGAAAACATATACGCACCATATGAAATTTGCACCTAGGATCCAAAACACTAGCTATAGCCATCAACATATTACACTCCCCCCAATATTTGTCAAACTTTATTTTCATTGGACCTGCCATTTCTCTCATGAAgagatcttcatcttcacccgcctTATCAAGTATTTCTTTCACCTTCCAAACTTCAGACAAATACAAATTTTCAGTCGGATACTCACTACCTACATTTAAAATAGTAGTTatagtaaaaaattataatattattgataattttaaagtgaaaaaaattgttgataaaCTACCTGAAATAACATGAGTAGCACGATTAAACACTTCTAGAAGTTTACAAACTTTCTCAACTTTGTTCCATTCTTCAGGAAAAGGGGCATAATCATAATGAGGCTCTCTTTCTTTATAGGCTGCAAATGCAATCTTAAAATTCAAAGCAGTTGACAACATATTAAAGGTTGAATTCCATCTTGTTGGACAATCAATAATGAGTTTCCTTTCTTTCAAACTTTTCTGCTCAACCACATCACAAAATGCCTTTAGTCTTCCATCATTGTGATTAATATATTTGACACTTTCACGAATATTGAAAATGATGTCCTTAATTTTACTAAGGCCATCTTGCACCAACAAATTCAATATATGAGCACAACATCTAACATGAAACAAAGAGCCATCAAGGATTAACTTACTAGTTAGAGATAAATCATCTTTGAGACATCTTAAACATGAATCATTATAAGAGGCATTATCAAAAGATACTAAAAAAACTTTATTTTCAATCCCccaagttttcaaagatttataaATAGAATCAGCCACATCAATTCCACGCCTTGGTGCAGGGActttcacaaaactcaaaactcTTTTTTGAAGATTCCATTCTGAATCAATGAAATGTCCTATGATAACCATATACTCAACTACCTGGTGGCTTGATTTCCACATATCAGTAGTTAAACTTATCTTTCCCACACTTTCTAAAATTTTCTTCAACACTTTCTTCTCCCTCTCAAATAATGCCACACTATCACTCCTTATTGTTTTATGAGTAACCTTATGAAAATCTGAGTTTGCATATTGGAAACCCCACATCCAAATGTCATCTTCAACAATGCTAAAAGGATATTAATGGACCATGATAGCGGTTGCAATTATTTCCCTCATCTTTTCATTAGAGTATCTAGCACCAGAAGTAATAAAGGGATTACCTGAATTTGAAGGCTGAAATGGAATGGTTGTTTGTCTCTTTTCGGTAgactcgtgcaacttctttttcAAACATTTATCAATATGCCTTTTCATATGACTAGTGCTAGATTGCGGCCCACCAGTAGCAAATTGGAGTTTACAGTATTTGCAAACCCCTTTCATCACACCTTTTTTAATTTCAACTTCATCAAAATCTTTCCAAATGCTTGatgtttttctcctctttctcccaACAACTGATTCTGGTTCTTGTTCATGTTCAGGTTCCCGACTTTCTTGTGTTGTGTTTGCTTCTACTTGAATTGAATCTATAGCCACTTGTTCACTCACCTCATTATTATTCAAAGAAGAAGTCATTTACTGGAAAGAGTAAAAACTTGAATTAGAATGTGTAATAGTAAATAGAATAATGCTCAATGATGCAAATATGAAAACCAAAACCATTAATTAATAATGCTCACTATTGTGTTCAAATTTAACAATAGTTAATTAGATTcctacaaaattaaaaaattaagttaactaaatttaatcaaccaaccccacccatctttttccatcaaCAGAGTCACTAACGTAAGTATACCATAAGGTTCAAATTATTTTCCAATTTTCATCATAATCATTAAACTTTTAGCAATGAGTATAAAATTTATTCAACATATATTTATAACCATTAACAAATTATTCAAGCATATCCATAGATAAATGAATAAAAGGTAGTGTATATCCATTTTGAGTTAAAGacaagaaagaaataaaaaaatatcaaatatataaacaacacacataatattattctAACAATCATTGTAACATGCATCTTCACTAACAGACACAAATATGTAGAACCACACATTATCAtcacaaaaattatattaaattatataaataaaatatatagagTAGTGTTTACACTGTGTGTTGTTTCTATAGAGAGTAAATTACATAGAACCTTagacaaacaattgaaaaaatctacaagaaaaaataaaattattcttaATGATAACTAACTAACACATACTAGATTCATagcctaatatatattttttttgtgtcaGAAAGAAAAAACCatataatattttcattattGAAAGGTTTGTTTCTTTAATAATCAAACAAATTTCTAAAGGGTGTGTTGAAACCTTATGGTATTCTTGCATTGGTTTGTTGTATGTACAGTACAGTTGTTTGTCCTTTCTACGACAGTGCAAAAGCAAATAGAggattaaaaacaaaaacaaacaatcaatcaataaaAGTATTATTTACTTACCTTTTAATAAACAATTGTAGCTTAAGTGGATAATCACTTGTAGCTTCAGTTTTGTGAAAGAGATTTGCCGACACCGTTCTCTTAGTTTGTATTAGGGTTTCTATCACACAGTGAGACTCCGGTTTTGAAAGAAGTCccttcaaattctaaatatattGTATCTCTtcagtttctatttttttttgtacGTGATTAcagtttttattatattaattgatTATTCCAACTTTCAAGGATTtgtaattaacaaaaataatatatttactaaacaGGCCGGCCTATtaggctttataggcttttttaatagcctaagcctagCCTATTTAAGTAAATAGACTTTTTAAAAAGCCTAAACCCAGCCTTTTCAATAAACAGGTCAGGCCAGACCAGGCTTTAATAGGCCAGGctgtaggcccctgtaggccggcctggcctattcccacccctattgGTCCGTGAATGTAGAACAGGATTTTTGCTTAAGttgatggcgcttgtgttgtcacaCATGATAGGTATCCGGTCAGGTTTGACGCCAAAATCAATAAGCTGCTGTTTGAGTCATAATATCTGTGCATAGCAACTTCCAACAGCTACGTATTCTGCTTCAGTTGTAGATAACGcgactgatacttgtttcttgctgtgccaacttattaatgaatttgagaatagataaAATGCGCTAGTAGTGCTTTTTCTGTCATatttgcatccagcaaagtcggagtcggagaatcccaccaaGTAGCATTCATTTCCCTTAGGAAACCATAGACCATATGTGGTAGTTCCGCGGAGGTATCATAGAATTCTTTTTA includes the following:
- the LOC131633359 gene encoding zinc finger BED domain-containing protein RICESLEEPER 2-like is translated as MTSSLNNNEVSEQVAIDSIQVEANTTQESREPEHEQEPESVVGRKRRKTSSIWKDFDEVEIKKGVMKGVCKYCKLQFATGGPQSSTSHMKRHIDKCLKKKLHESTEKRQTTIPFQPSNSDDIWMWGFQYANSDFHKVTHKTIRSDSVALFEREKKVLKKILESVGKISLTTDMWKSSHQVVEYMVIIGHFIDSEWNLQKRVLSFVKVPAPRRGIDVADSIYKSLKTWGIENKVFLVSFDNASYNDSCLRCLKDDLSLTSKLILDGSLFHVRCCAHILNLLVQDGLSKIKDIIFNIRESVKYINHNDGRLKAFCDVVEQKSLKERKLIIDCPTRWNSTFNMLSTALNFKIAFAAYKEREPHYDYAPFPEEWNKVEKVCKLLEVFNRATHVISGSEYPTENLYLSEVWKVKEILDKAGEDEDLFMREMAGPMKIKFDKYWGECNMLMAIASVLDPRCKFHMVRICFPKIYKSKEVAYENIMKVRCSLEELYDEYVALSLAESSSSIVNLDSNNSSSSQVNVVTVKTGFDEIMSIIQESEAISPIKSELQDYLDEGIYIPKSASFCALDWWRNNSMKYKTLSKMAADILAIPISTVASESIFSAGGRVIDEHRSMLNEESVEALIYGGDWFRQKYNVKKKSKYDIDTIMLLQWHDRYATVKC